One segment of Drosophila mauritiana strain mau12 chromosome 3R, ASM438214v1, whole genome shotgun sequence DNA contains the following:
- the LOC117143361 gene encoding uncharacterized protein LOC117143361 isoform X1 gives MKASPAILLISFSLLAFQSNCGATQKSRLGQPLIQLSHDNNDDDYPEVKDEIHLEDFFWTGSGDGPPDFLKKVHTGITKGKETVFKTETVVATIYVDGNNEIDIPICLDCKPDDGGGTWDMGGPGMPPLNYSATDRRYWLLTVMSGFYTAKDNPTLEEKLARLYRLAFTRQQTRHLGINGAQQIEGVNLPAPRERRKSLTPPTRVETTTGSPADDVEILDMQDEDEQHYIKSVRRLGEDTEWASHSQEEQEQEQSEEQLPMGVTPSTSTESMDYGAYVTLIPWELIQQNGKSEKLREMHETLLTKQPPVQQQQGAEPAQTQPQSLPHSHSQSQPLYRDEHVRVVIHNLTQISEADVQKWSTNTNGFGTMEEHNYVNLKFSNDRPIANQTELIYTVLVNGRPVLATTAAKDMELVSESEAVKAFGQAVYMKSEPYIREPTATALAPVPRSGQAGFFNSVKNNVALVVISSLAILLLMLLLVAVLLLGRTRSRQRELSAVNRNSSRNELLSDGQSMRPTTSERTEGEPSPGHSQSREAGVRNFSYEREPRISFPAPPQDTRSRRESISSSTDNTSDSSVYCPINPPSADVQRILDDKAARLFDAHKRRHQYDRAEGHEETVYTSVVSEKKSDKMRHKSRRRYLNENRVGSLETSPVQGSLSGHSSAEESPEVMRRSYENFQRSEAFNPHNNYHRNKLLTQKTGRGASAEAINSEMIRNLQPSDKSDTASVGSFLSMASVRAFPKSTLPEPLNRVLDPVFVTYYDNVNAVAPHNSTRSLRSHKSQGSKDTTIATIASFPSPKAPPSVRNVRSASHSDNPDPGVVGPVVWERHKKKQTKEAQSYADYNPSPLHNPSAIRNHYEGLLEGALQMYSSQDDIPMPLPTQNFTNNRRATKREHRGSSAGLPSFHPSAEPKSLAERPATAQPEKTSKSAHSTQPPSPTYSAWGGGSMYSSHSTLNRPVSAGPFQRMETRLDATAPSGSGTGTAPLIEAIQSELRKFKQQQE, from the exons ATGAAAGCAAGTCCCGCGATTCTGCTCATTTCCTTCTCGCTTCTGGCCTTCCAATCCAATTGTGGAGCTACGCAAAAGTCGCGGCTCGGTCAGCCGCTTATACAATTGAGTCACG ACAACAACGACGATGACTATCCAGAAGTTAAGGACGAAATTCACTTGGAAGACTTCTTTTGGACTGGCTCGGGGGATGGGCCCCCGGATTTCCTGAAGAAGGTGCACACGGGGATAACCAAGGGCAAGGAAACAGTTTTCAAGACCGAAACGGTGGTGGCCACCATCTATGTGGATGGAAACAAT GAGATCGACATACCCATTTGCCTGGACTGCAAGCCAGACGATGGCGGCGGCACCTGGGACATGGGTGGACCAGGAATGCCTCCCCTGAACTACTCCGCCACGGACCGACGTTATTGGCTGCTGACGGTCATGTCGGGATTCTATACCGCCAAGGATAATCCCACATTGGAGGAGAAGCTGGCACGGTTATATCGTCTGGCTTTTACCAG ACAACAAACCCGCCACCTTGGCATTAATGGAGCTCAACAGATTGAAGGGGTTAACCTGCCGGCACCTCGAGAACGTCGAAAGTCCTTAACGCCACCGACGAGGGTGGAAACCACGACGGGATCGCCAGCGGATGATGTCGAAATACTGGACATGCAGGACGAGGACGAGCAGCACTACATAAAGAGTGTGAGGCGACTGGGCGAAGACACCGAGTGGGCCAGCCACtcgcaggaggagcaggagcaggagcagtcCGAGGAGCAGCTCCCAATGGGGGTCACACCCTCGACCAGCACGGAATCGATGGATTATGGAGCATACGTTACTCTGATCCCCTGGGAGCTCATACAGCAGaatggaaaatcggaaaaGTTGCGGGAAATGCACGAAACCTTGTTGACTAAGCAACCGCCggtgcaacaacaacaggggGCGGAACCAGCCCAGACCCAACCCCAAAGCCTgccccattcccattcccagtcCCAGCCACTTTATAGGGACGAGCACGTCAGAGTTGTCATACACAACCTAACGCAAATTAGCGAGGCGGATGTGCAAAAGTGGAGCACCAACACCAATGGGTTCGGTACCATGGAGGAGCACAACTACGTCAACCTCAAATT caGCAATGATCGACCGATAGCCAACCAAACGGAGCTGATTTACACGGTTCTGGTGAATGGTCGACCTGTTTTGGCCACAACCGCAGCAAAGGACATGGAACTGGTCAGTGAATCCGAAGCGGTGAAGGCTTTCGGACAGGCCGTCTATATGAAATCTGAAC CCTACATAAGGGAGCCCACGGCCACCGCTTTGGCTCCTGTTCCTCGAAGTGGACAAGCTGGATTCTTCAACTCGGTCAAAAACAACGTGGCCCTGGTGGTCATCAGTTCCTTGGCCatcctgctgctgatgctgctccTCGTGGCGGTACTACTCCTGGGACGAACCCGGTCCCGGCAAAGAGAACTTAGTGCAGTCAACAG AAACTCCTCCCGCAACGAACTGCTCTCCGATGGTCAATCAATGCGACCTACGACCAGTGAGAGGACCGAAGGAGAACCGAGTCCAGGACATTCCCAATCCCGGGAGGCAGGAGTAAGGAACTTCTCCTACGAGAGGGAGCCACGCATCAGCTTTCCAGCTCCGCCGCAGGACACACGATCCCGTCGAGAGTCCATTTCCTCGTCGACGGACAACACTTCCGATTCCTCCGTTTACTGCCCCATCAATCCGCCGAGTGCCGATGTCCAAAGGATCCTGGACGACAAGGCTGCCCGCTTGTTTGACGCCCATAAGCGGCGCCATCAGTACGATAGAGCCGAAGGTCACGAGGAAACCGTTTACACATCCGTGGTGTCGGAGAAGAAGAGCGACAAAATGCGACACAAGTCCAGAAGACGCTACCTGAACGAGAACCGCGTGGGCTCCCTGGAAACGAGTCCGGTCCAGGGCTCTCTGTCGGGACATTCCTCCGCTGAGGAGTCCCCCGAAGTTATGCGCCGCAGCTACGAGAACTTCCAACGAAGCGAGGCCTTCAATCCGCACAACAACTACCACCGGAACAAGTTGCTGACCCAAAAAACCGGCAGAGGGGCGTCCGCCGAGGCCATCAATAGCGAGATGATCCGGAATCTGCAGCCATCTGACAAGTCGGATACGGCCAGTGTGGGATCCTTCCTGTCAATGGCCTCGGTCCGGGCCTTTCCCAAGAGTACTCTGCCGGAACCCCTGAACCGCGTACTGGATCCCGTCTTCGTCACCTACTACGACAACGTGAACGCAGTGGCGCCTCACAACTCCACAAGATCCCTGCGATCCCACAAGTCGCAGGGCAGCAAGGACACCACCATAGCCACCATCGCCAGTTTTCCCAGTCCCAAGGCACCGCCGTCGGTGAGGAATGTCCGTTCCGCCTCGCACAGCGACAATCCGGATCCGGGAGTCGTGGGTCCCGTGGTCTGGGAGCGGCACAAGAAGAAACAGACGAAGG AGGCCCAGTCCTATGCCGACTACAACCCCAGTCCGCTGCACAATCCGTCGGCCATTAGAAACCACTACGAGGGGCTCCTGGAGGGTGCCCTGCAGATGTACTCCAGCCAGGACGACATTCCCATGCCCCTGCCCACCCAGAATTTCACCAACAATCGGAGGGCCACGAAGCGCGAGCACAGGGGCTCATCTGCGGGGTTGCCGAG CTTTCATCCTTCGGCGGAACCCAAGAGCTTAGCTGAACGTCCGGCCACCGCTCAGCCGGAGAAGACGTCCAAGTCGGCGCACTCGACGCAACCTCCGTCGCCCACTTACAGTGCCTGGGGAGGTGGGAGTATGTACAGCTCCCACTCCACCCTGAATCGTCCTGTGAGCGCAGGACCCTTCCAGAGGATGGAGACCAGATTGGATGCGACTGCTCCATCAGGCAGTGGAACGGGAACTGCGCCCCTTATCGAGGCCATACAGTCCGAACTGCGAAAGTTCAAGCAACAGCAGGAGTAG
- the LOC117143361 gene encoding uncharacterized protein LOC117143361 isoform X2, producing MKASPAILLISFSLLAFQSNCGATQKSRLGQPLIQLSHDNNDDDYPEVKDEIHLEDFFWTGSGDGPPDFLKKVHTGITKGKETVFKTETVVATIYVDGNNEIDIPICLDCKPDDGGGTWDMGGPGMPPLNYSATDRRYWLLTVMSGFYTAKDNPTLEEKLARLYRLAFTRQQTRHLGINGAQQIEGVNLPAPRERRKSLTPPTRVETTTGSPADDVEILDMQDEDEQHYIKSVRRLGEDTEWASHSQEEQEQEQSEEQLPMGVTPSTSTESMDYGAYVTLIPWELIQQNGKSEKLREMHETLLTKQPPVQQQQGAEPAQTQPQSLPHSHSQSQPLYRDEHVRVVIHNLTQISEADVQKWSTNTNGFGTMEEHNYVNLKFNDRPIANQTELIYTVLVNGRPVLATTAAKDMELVSESEAVKAFGQAVYMKSEPYIREPTATALAPVPRSGQAGFFNSVKNNVALVVISSLAILLLMLLLVAVLLLGRTRSRQRELSAVNRNSSRNELLSDGQSMRPTTSERTEGEPSPGHSQSREAGVRNFSYEREPRISFPAPPQDTRSRRESISSSTDNTSDSSVYCPINPPSADVQRILDDKAARLFDAHKRRHQYDRAEGHEETVYTSVVSEKKSDKMRHKSRRRYLNENRVGSLETSPVQGSLSGHSSAEESPEVMRRSYENFQRSEAFNPHNNYHRNKLLTQKTGRGASAEAINSEMIRNLQPSDKSDTASVGSFLSMASVRAFPKSTLPEPLNRVLDPVFVTYYDNVNAVAPHNSTRSLRSHKSQGSKDTTIATIASFPSPKAPPSVRNVRSASHSDNPDPGVVGPVVWERHKKKQTKEAQSYADYNPSPLHNPSAIRNHYEGLLEGALQMYSSQDDIPMPLPTQNFTNNRRATKREHRGSSAGLPSFHPSAEPKSLAERPATAQPEKTSKSAHSTQPPSPTYSAWGGGSMYSSHSTLNRPVSAGPFQRMETRLDATAPSGSGTGTAPLIEAIQSELRKFKQQQE from the exons ATGAAAGCAAGTCCCGCGATTCTGCTCATTTCCTTCTCGCTTCTGGCCTTCCAATCCAATTGTGGAGCTACGCAAAAGTCGCGGCTCGGTCAGCCGCTTATACAATTGAGTCACG ACAACAACGACGATGACTATCCAGAAGTTAAGGACGAAATTCACTTGGAAGACTTCTTTTGGACTGGCTCGGGGGATGGGCCCCCGGATTTCCTGAAGAAGGTGCACACGGGGATAACCAAGGGCAAGGAAACAGTTTTCAAGACCGAAACGGTGGTGGCCACCATCTATGTGGATGGAAACAAT GAGATCGACATACCCATTTGCCTGGACTGCAAGCCAGACGATGGCGGCGGCACCTGGGACATGGGTGGACCAGGAATGCCTCCCCTGAACTACTCCGCCACGGACCGACGTTATTGGCTGCTGACGGTCATGTCGGGATTCTATACCGCCAAGGATAATCCCACATTGGAGGAGAAGCTGGCACGGTTATATCGTCTGGCTTTTACCAG ACAACAAACCCGCCACCTTGGCATTAATGGAGCTCAACAGATTGAAGGGGTTAACCTGCCGGCACCTCGAGAACGTCGAAAGTCCTTAACGCCACCGACGAGGGTGGAAACCACGACGGGATCGCCAGCGGATGATGTCGAAATACTGGACATGCAGGACGAGGACGAGCAGCACTACATAAAGAGTGTGAGGCGACTGGGCGAAGACACCGAGTGGGCCAGCCACtcgcaggaggagcaggagcaggagcagtcCGAGGAGCAGCTCCCAATGGGGGTCACACCCTCGACCAGCACGGAATCGATGGATTATGGAGCATACGTTACTCTGATCCCCTGGGAGCTCATACAGCAGaatggaaaatcggaaaaGTTGCGGGAAATGCACGAAACCTTGTTGACTAAGCAACCGCCggtgcaacaacaacaggggGCGGAACCAGCCCAGACCCAACCCCAAAGCCTgccccattcccattcccagtcCCAGCCACTTTATAGGGACGAGCACGTCAGAGTTGTCATACACAACCTAACGCAAATTAGCGAGGCGGATGTGCAAAAGTGGAGCACCAACACCAATGGGTTCGGTACCATGGAGGAGCACAACTACGTCAACCTCAAATT CAATGATCGACCGATAGCCAACCAAACGGAGCTGATTTACACGGTTCTGGTGAATGGTCGACCTGTTTTGGCCACAACCGCAGCAAAGGACATGGAACTGGTCAGTGAATCCGAAGCGGTGAAGGCTTTCGGACAGGCCGTCTATATGAAATCTGAAC CCTACATAAGGGAGCCCACGGCCACCGCTTTGGCTCCTGTTCCTCGAAGTGGACAAGCTGGATTCTTCAACTCGGTCAAAAACAACGTGGCCCTGGTGGTCATCAGTTCCTTGGCCatcctgctgctgatgctgctccTCGTGGCGGTACTACTCCTGGGACGAACCCGGTCCCGGCAAAGAGAACTTAGTGCAGTCAACAG AAACTCCTCCCGCAACGAACTGCTCTCCGATGGTCAATCAATGCGACCTACGACCAGTGAGAGGACCGAAGGAGAACCGAGTCCAGGACATTCCCAATCCCGGGAGGCAGGAGTAAGGAACTTCTCCTACGAGAGGGAGCCACGCATCAGCTTTCCAGCTCCGCCGCAGGACACACGATCCCGTCGAGAGTCCATTTCCTCGTCGACGGACAACACTTCCGATTCCTCCGTTTACTGCCCCATCAATCCGCCGAGTGCCGATGTCCAAAGGATCCTGGACGACAAGGCTGCCCGCTTGTTTGACGCCCATAAGCGGCGCCATCAGTACGATAGAGCCGAAGGTCACGAGGAAACCGTTTACACATCCGTGGTGTCGGAGAAGAAGAGCGACAAAATGCGACACAAGTCCAGAAGACGCTACCTGAACGAGAACCGCGTGGGCTCCCTGGAAACGAGTCCGGTCCAGGGCTCTCTGTCGGGACATTCCTCCGCTGAGGAGTCCCCCGAAGTTATGCGCCGCAGCTACGAGAACTTCCAACGAAGCGAGGCCTTCAATCCGCACAACAACTACCACCGGAACAAGTTGCTGACCCAAAAAACCGGCAGAGGGGCGTCCGCCGAGGCCATCAATAGCGAGATGATCCGGAATCTGCAGCCATCTGACAAGTCGGATACGGCCAGTGTGGGATCCTTCCTGTCAATGGCCTCGGTCCGGGCCTTTCCCAAGAGTACTCTGCCGGAACCCCTGAACCGCGTACTGGATCCCGTCTTCGTCACCTACTACGACAACGTGAACGCAGTGGCGCCTCACAACTCCACAAGATCCCTGCGATCCCACAAGTCGCAGGGCAGCAAGGACACCACCATAGCCACCATCGCCAGTTTTCCCAGTCCCAAGGCACCGCCGTCGGTGAGGAATGTCCGTTCCGCCTCGCACAGCGACAATCCGGATCCGGGAGTCGTGGGTCCCGTGGTCTGGGAGCGGCACAAGAAGAAACAGACGAAGG AGGCCCAGTCCTATGCCGACTACAACCCCAGTCCGCTGCACAATCCGTCGGCCATTAGAAACCACTACGAGGGGCTCCTGGAGGGTGCCCTGCAGATGTACTCCAGCCAGGACGACATTCCCATGCCCCTGCCCACCCAGAATTTCACCAACAATCGGAGGGCCACGAAGCGCGAGCACAGGGGCTCATCTGCGGGGTTGCCGAG CTTTCATCCTTCGGCGGAACCCAAGAGCTTAGCTGAACGTCCGGCCACCGCTCAGCCGGAGAAGACGTCCAAGTCGGCGCACTCGACGCAACCTCCGTCGCCCACTTACAGTGCCTGGGGAGGTGGGAGTATGTACAGCTCCCACTCCACCCTGAATCGTCCTGTGAGCGCAGGACCCTTCCAGAGGATGGAGACCAGATTGGATGCGACTGCTCCATCAGGCAGTGGAACGGGAACTGCGCCCCTTATCGAGGCCATACAGTCCGAACTGCGAAAGTTCAAGCAACAGCAGGAGTAG
- the LOC117143366 gene encoding cardio acceleratory peptide 2b isoform X2: protein MKSMLVHIVLVIFIIAEFSTAETDHDKNRRGANMGLYAFPRVGRSDPSLANSLRDGLEAGVLDGIYGDASQEDYNEADFQKRASGLVAFPRVGRGDAELRKWAHLLALQQVLDKRTGPSASSGLWFGPRLGKRSVDAKSFADSSKGQKELN from the exons ATGAAATCTATGTTGGTCCACATAGTCCTAGTGATTTTCATAATCGCCGAATTCAGTACAGCTG AGACGGACCACGACAAGAACCGACGAGGTGCCAACATGGGGCTCTATGCCTTTCCGCGCGTTGGGCGCAGCGATCCCAGTCTGGCCAACAGTCTGCGCGACGGATTAGAGGCCGGGGTCCTGGACGGTATTTACGGAGATGCCTCCCAGGAGGATTACAATG AGGCTGATTTCCAGAAGAGGGCCAGTGGTCTGGTGGCCTTCCCACGCGTGGGCCGCGGAGACGCCGAGCTGAGGAAGTGGGCCCACCTCCTGGCTCTGCAACAGGTGCTGGACAAGCGCACGGGACCCAGCGCCTCCTCGGGATTGTGGTTCGGTCCCCGGCTGGGAAAGCGCAGTGTGGACGCCAAGTCGTTTGCGGACAGCTCCAAGGGACAGAAGGAACTCAACTAG
- the LOC117143366 gene encoding cardio acceleratory peptide 2b isoform X1 — MKSMLVHIVLVIFIIAEFSTAETDHDKNRRGANMGLYAFPRVGRSDPSLANSLRDGLEAGVLDGIYGDASQEDYNDAYAIPEADFQKRASGLVAFPRVGRGDAELRKWAHLLALQQVLDKRTGPSASSGLWFGPRLGKRSVDAKSFADSSKGQKELN; from the exons ATGAAATCTATGTTGGTCCACATAGTCCTAGTGATTTTCATAATCGCCGAATTCAGTACAGCTG AGACGGACCACGACAAGAACCGACGAGGTGCCAACATGGGGCTCTATGCCTTTCCGCGCGTTGGGCGCAGCGATCCCAGTCTGGCCAACAGTCTGCGCGACGGATTAGAGGCCGGGGTCCTGGACGGTATTTACGGAGATGCCTCCCAGGAGGATTACAATG ACGCGTATGCCATTCCAGAGGCTGATTTCCAGAAGAGGGCCAGTGGTCTGGTGGCCTTCCCACGCGTGGGCCGCGGAGACGCCGAGCTGAGGAAGTGGGCCCACCTCCTGGCTCTGCAACAGGTGCTGGACAAGCGCACGGGACCCAGCGCCTCCTCGGGATTGTGGTTCGGTCCCCGGCTGGGAAAGCGCAGTGTGGACGCCAAGTCGTTTGCGGACAGCTCCAAGGGACAGAAGGAACTCAACTAG
- the LOC117143359 gene encoding transient receptor potential protein, with amino-acid sequence MGSNTESDAEKALGSRLDYDLMMAEEYILSDVEKNFILSCERGDLPGVKKILEEYQGTDKFNINCTDPMNRSALISAIENENFDLMVILLEHNIEVGDALLHAISEEYVEAVEELLQWEETNHKEGQPYSWEAVDRSKSTFTVDITPLILAAHRNNYEILKILLDRGATLPMPHDVKCGCDECVTSQTTDSLRHSQSRINAYRALSASSLIALSSRDPVLTAFQLSWELKRLQAMESEFRAEYTEMRQMVQDFGTSLLDHARTSMELEVMLNFNHEPSHDIWCLGQRQTLERLKLAIRYKQKTFVAHPNVQQLLAAIWYDGLPGFRRKQASQQLMDVVKLGCSFPIYSLKYILAPDSEGAKFMRKPFVKFITHSCSYMFFLMLLGAASLRVVQITFELLAFPWMLTMLEDWRKHERGSLPGPIELAIITYIMALIFEELKSLYSDGLFEYIMDLWNIVDYISNMFYVTWILCRATAWVIVHRDLWFRGIDPYFPREHWHPFDPMLLSEGAFAAGMVFSYLKLVHIFSINPHLGPLQVSLGRMIIDIIKFFFIYTLVLFAFGCGLNQLLWYYAELEKNKCYHLHPDVADFDDQEKACTIWRRFSNLFETSQSLFWASFGLVDLVSFDLAGIKSFTRFWALLMFGSYSVINIIVLLNMLIAMMSNSYQIISERADTEWKFARSQLWMSYFEDGGTIPPPFNLCPNMKMLRKTLGRKRPSRTKSFMRKSMERAQTLHDKVMKLLVRRYITAEQRRRDDYGITEDDIIEVRQDISSLRFELLEIFTNNSWDVPDIEKKSQGVARTTKGKVMERRILKDFQIGFVENLKQEMSESESGRDIFSSLAKVIGRKKTQKGDKDWNAIARKNTFASDPIGSKRSSMQRHSQRSLRRKIIEQANEGLQMNQTQLIEFNPNLGDVTRATRVAYVKFMRKKMAADEVSLADDEAPNGEGEKKPLDASGSKKSITSGGTGGGASMLAAAALRASVKNVDEKSGASDKDQKSDGKPGTMGKPTDDKKPGDDKDKQQPPKDSKPPAGGPKPGDQKPTPGAGAPKPQAAGTISKPGEPQKKDAPAPPTKPGDTKPAAPKPGEPAKPEAAAKKEESSKTEASKPAATNGAAKSAAPSAPSDAKPDSKLKPGAAGAPEATKATNGASKPDDKKSSPEEPKKAAGDSKPGDDAKDKDKKPGDDKDKKPGDDKDKKPADNNDKKPADDKDKKPGDDKDKKPGDDKDKKPGDDKDKKPADDKDKKPGAAPLKPAIKVGQSSAAAGGERGKSTVTGRMISGWL; translated from the exons ATGGGCAGCAATACGGAATCCGATGCCGAGAAGGCGTTGGGCTCTCGCCTGGATTACGACCTGATGATGGCCGAGGAGTACATCCTCAGCGATGTGGAGAAGAATTTTATATTGTCCTGCGAGCGGGGTGACCTGCCAGGTGTCAAGAA GATCCTCGAGGAGTACCAGGGCACGGACAAGTTCAACATTAACTGCACGGACCCCATGAACCGCTCCGCCCTCATTTCGGCCATCGAGAACGAGAACTTCGACCTGATGGTGATCCTGCTGGAGCATAACATCGAGGTGGGCGACGCCCTGCTGCACGCCATCTCGGAAGAGTATGTGGAGgccgtggaggagctgctgcagtGGGAGGAGACCAACCACAAGGAGGGCCAGCCCTAC AGCTGGGAGGCGGTGGACCGCTCCAAGTCCACCTTCACCGTGGACATCACGCCCCTTATCCTGGCTGCCCACCGCAATAACTACGAGATACTCAAAATCCTCCTGGATCGCGGGGCCACGCTGCCCATGCCGCACGACGTCAA GTGCGGCTGCGATGAGTGTGTGACCTCCCAGACGACGGACTCCCTGCGCCACTCGCAGTCGAGGATCAACGCATACCGCGCCCTGTCCGCCAGCTCGCTGATAGCGCTCAGCTCCCGGGACCCTGTACTGACCGCCTTCCAGTTGTCCTGGGAACTCAAGCGCCTGCAGGCGATGGAATCGGAGTTTCGTGCCGAATACACG GAGATGCGTCAGATGGTGCAGGACTTCGGGACCTCGCTCCTGGACCACGCACGCACATCCATGGAGCTCGAGGTGATGCTCAACTTCAACCACGAGCCATCCCACGACATCTGGTGCCTTGGCCAGCGGCAAACCCTGGAACGACTGAAGCTGGCCATTCGCTATAAGCAGAAGACG TTTGTAGCACATCCAAACGTCCAACAATTGTTGGCCGCGATTTGGTACGACGGACTGCCGGGATTCCGGCGCAAGCAGGCCTCCCAGCAGCTGATGGACGTCGTGAAGCTGGGATGCAGCTTCCCCATCTACAGCTTGAAGTACATCCTGGCCCCGGATTCCGAGGGGGCCAAGTTCATGCGCAAGCCCTTTGTCAAGTTCATCACGCACTCCTGCTCCTACATGTTCTTCTTGA TGCTCCTGGGTGCTGCCTCCCTGAGGGTGGTGCAAATCACCTTTGAACTCCTCGCATTTCCCTGGATGCTGACCATGCTGGAGGACTGGCGCAAGCACGAGAGAGGTTCCCTACCGGGTCCCATTGAACTGGCAATCATTACCTACATAATGGCTCTGATATTTGAGGAACTGAAATCTTTATACTCGGACGGCTTGTTTGAGTACATCATGGATCTTTGGAACATAGTGGACTACATATCGAACATGTTCTATGTGACGTGGATTCTTTGTAGAGCCACCGCTTGGGTAATCGTCCAT CGTGATCTCTGGTTCCGGGGCATAGATCCTTACTTCCCGAGGGAGCACTGGCATCCGTTCGATCCAATGCTTCTATCAGAGGGTGCCTTTGCTGCCGGAATGGTCTTCTCCTATCTGAAGCTCGTCCACATCTTCTCCATTAATCCCCACCTGGGACCCTTGCAAGTTTCACTCGGTCGCATGATAATCGACATCATCAAGTTCTTCTTTATATACACACTGGTGTTGTTTGCCTTCGGATGTGGTCTCAACCAGTTGCTATGGTACTACGCTGAGCTGGAGAAGAACAAGTGCTATCACCTGCATCCCGATGTGGCTGACTTTGATGACCAGGAGAAGGCTTGTACCATCTGGCGAAGATTTTCCAA CTTATTCGAAACATCAcaatcgctcttctgggcCTCCTTTGGCCTGGTGGACCTGGTCTCCTTCGATCTGGCGGGAATCAAGAGCTTCACTCGCTTCTGGGCACTGCTGATGTTCGGCTCCTATTCGGTTATCAACATCATTGTGCTCCTCAACATGCTGATTGCCATGATGTCCAACTCCTACCAAATCATCTCGGAGCGAGCCGACACCGAGTGGAAGTTCGCCCGATCCCAGCTGTGGATGAGCTACTTCGAGGATGGCGGCACCATTCCACCGCCCTTCAATCTCTGTCCCAACATGAAGATGTTGAGGAAGACGCTGGGGCGAAAGCGACCGTCACGAACCAAGAGCTTCATG CGAAAGTCCATGGAACGGGCACAGACGCTGCATGACAAAGTGATGAAGCTGCTGGTCAGGAGGTACATTACGGCGGAGCAGAGGCGGCGGGACGATTACGGCATTACCGAGGATGATATCATTGAGGTGCGCCAGGACATCAGCTCCTTGCGGTTCGAGTTGCTGGAGATTTTCACCAACAATAGCTGGGATGTACCCGACATTGAGAAGAAGTCGCAGG GAGTTGCTCGAACCACCAAGGGCAAGGTGATGGAACGTCGCATCCTTAAGGACTTCCAGATTGGCTTCGTCGAGAATCTGAAGCAGGAGATGAGCGAATCTGAGAGTGGACGGGATATATTCTCATCGCTGGCCAAGGTCATCGGCAGAAAGAAGACCCAGAAGGG AGACAAGGATTGGAACGCCATTGCGAGGAAGAATACTTTCGCCTCCGATCCCATTggctccaagcgctcctccatGCAACGTCATAGCCAACGAAGCTTGAGGAGGAAGATCATCGAGCAGGCGAATGAGGGTCTCCAGATGAACCAGACCCAGTTGATTG AATTCAATCCCAACTTGGGTGATGTGACGCGTGCAACAAGAGTGGCTTATGTCAAGTTCATGCGGAAGAAGATGGCTGCCGACGAGGTTTCCTTGGCCGATGATGAGGCTCCAAATGGCGAAGGCGAAAAGAAGCCACTGGATGCCTCCGGG TCCAAAAAGTCCATAACTAGTGGTGGAACTGGAGGAGGGGCTTCTATGCTGGCTGCAGCTGCTCTAAGAGCATCGGTCAAGAATGTGGATGAAAAATCCGGAGCCAGTGACAAGGATCAGAAATCCGATGGCAAGCCCGGCACGATGGGCAAGCCAACGGATGACAAGAAGCCAGGTGATGATAAGGATAAGCAGCAGCCCCCCAAGGACTCCAAGCCGCCAGCAGGTGGTCCCAAGCCCGGGGATCAGAAGCCAACTCCGGGTGCGGGAGCTCCAAAGCCACAAGCAGCTGGCACTATCAGCAAGCCCGGTGAGCCACAAAAGAAGGACGCTCCGGCACCACCAACCAAACCTGGAGACACCAAGCCTGCTGCGCCGAAGCCTGGAGAACCCGCCAAGCCCGAGGCCGCTGCCAAAAAGGAGGAGTCTTCCAAGACCGAAGCTAGCAAGCCGGCAGCCACAAATGGAGCAGCTAAGAGCGCAGCTCCCTCCGCTCCTTCGGATGCCAAGCCGGACTCCAAACTGAAACctggagcagctggagcaCCAGAAGCAACCAAGGCAACCAATGGGGCCTCCAAGCCGGACGACAAGAAGAGCAGTCCGGAGGAGCCCAAAAAGGCTGCAGGAGACTCCAAGCCAGGAGACGATGCCAAGGACAAGGATAAGAAACCCGGCGACGATAAGGACAAGAAACCTGGCGACGACAAAGACAAGAAACCTGCCGACAATAATGATAAGAAGCCAGCTGATGACAAGGACAAGAAGCCGGGTGACGATAAGGACAAGAAGCCGGGTGATGACAAGGACAAGAAGCCGGGTGATGATAAGGACAAGAAGCCTGCCGATGACAAGGACAAGAAGCCAGGAGCAGCACCTCTGAAGCCGGCGATCAAGGTGGGTCAGAGCAGTGCCGCAGCTGGTGGAGAACGAGGCAAATCCACGGTTACAGGACGCATGATCTCCGGCTGGCTCTAA